From the genome of Gracilinanus agilis isolate LMUSP501 chromosome 2, AgileGrace, whole genome shotgun sequence, one region includes:
- the STAR gene encoding steroidogenic acute regulatory protein, mitochondrial: MLLATFKLCAGSSYRHLRNMKGLRQQAIMAIGQELSKRAIGGPTPGAWINQVRRRSSLLSSRLEDSLYSDQEMAYLQQGEEAMQKALGILSNQDGWKSETEKANGDKVLSKVVPDVGKVFRLEVELDQPMERLYEELVERMEDMGDWNPRVKEIKVLQKIGKDTVITHEMAAESPGNIVGPRDFVSVRCAKRRGSTCVLAGMATHFGDMPEQKGVIRAEHGPTCMVLRPVTGNPSKTKLTWLLSIDLKGWLPKTVINQVLSQTQVDFANHLRKRLISGSAPAAALSC; the protein is encoded by the exons ATGCTTCTGGCTACCTTTAAACTGTGTGCCGGGAGCTCCTACAGGCACCTGCGGAACATGAAGG GTCTCCGGCAACAGGCCATCATGGCCATCGGCCAAGAACTGAGCAAGAGGGCCATAGGGGGCCCAACACCTGGAGCGTGGATCAACCAGGTTCGCCGCCGGAGTTCCTTGCTGA GCTCCCGGCTGGAAGATAGCCTCTACAGTGACCAGGAAATGGCCTATCTACAACAGGGGGAGGAAGCCATGCAGAAAGCCCTGGGCATCCTCAGCAATCAGGATGGTTGGAAGAGTGAGACTGAGAAG GCAAATGGAGACAAAGTGCTGAGTAAGGTGGTTCCAGATGTGGGCAAGGTGTTTCGACTGGAGGTGGAGCTGGACCAGCCCATGGAGAGGCTTTATGAGGAATTAGTGGAACGAATGGAAGACATGGGTGACTGGAACCCTCGGGTCAAGGAGATTAAG GTTCTGCAGAAGATTGGGAAGGACACAGTCATCACCCACGAGATGGCTGCCGAGTCACCAGGCAACATCGTAGGACCCCGAGACTTCGTGAGTGTGCGATGTGCCAAGCGCCGGGGTTCCACTTGTGTGCTGGCTGGCATGGCTACTCACTTTGGGGACATGCCTGAGCAGAAGGGTGTCATCAG AGCGGAGCACGGTCCCACTTGCATGGTCCTCCGTCCTGTGACTGGAAACCCCTCCAAGACCAAGCTGACCTGGCTGCTGAGCATCGACCTCAAG GGGTGGCTACCAAAGACCGTCATTAACCAAGTTCTGTCCCAGACGCAGGTGGACTTTGCCAACCACCTGCGCAAACGCCTCATCTCCGGCTCGGCTCCTGCTGCTGCTCTCAGCTGTTGA